A window from Mycobacterium saskatchewanense encodes these proteins:
- the rpmJ gene encoding 50S ribosomal protein L36 yields the protein MKVNPSVKPICDKCRVIRRHGRVMVICSDPRHKQRQG from the coding sequence GTGAAGGTGAACCCGAGCGTCAAGCCCATCTGTGACAAGTGCAGGGTGATCCGTCGGCATGGGCGGGTCATGGTGATCTGCTCCGATCCGCGCCACAAGCAGCGTCAGGGCTGA
- the rpsM gene encoding 30S ribosomal protein S13, translating to MARLVGVDLPRDKRMEIALTYIFGVGRTRSNEILEATGIDKNLRTRDLTDDQLTHLRDYIEANLKVEGDLRREVQADIRRKIEIGCYQGLRHRRGLPVRGQRTKTNARTRKGPKRTIAGKKKAR from the coding sequence ATGGCTCGACTAGTAGGCGTCGATCTGCCGCGTGACAAGCGGATGGAGATCGCGCTCACTTACATTTTCGGCGTCGGCCGGACCCGTTCCAACGAGATCCTGGAAGCGACGGGCATCGACAAGAACCTGCGCACCAGGGACCTGACCGACGATCAGCTGACCCACCTGCGCGACTACATCGAAGCCAACCTGAAGGTCGAGGGTGACCTGCGCCGCGAGGTGCAGGCCGACATTCGTCGCAAAATCGAGATCGGCTGCTACCAGGGCCTGCGGCATCGCCGCGGGTTGCCGGTGCGCGGCCAGCGGACCAAGACCAACGCGCGGACCCGCAAGGGCCCCAAGCGCACCATCGCGGGCAAGAAGAAGGCCAGGTAG
- the rpsK gene encoding 30S ribosomal protein S11 — protein MPPAKKAQSSSPKKGQKTRKREKKNIPHGAAHIKSTFNNTIVSITDPQGNVIAWASSGHVGFKGSRKSTPFAAQLAAENAARKAQEHGVRKVDVFVKGPGSGRETAIRSLQAAGLEVGAISDVTPQPHNGCRPPKRRRV, from the coding sequence ATGCCACCAGCAAAAAAGGCGCAGTCAAGCTCCCCTAAGAAGGGGCAGAAGACCCGCAAGCGGGAAAAGAAGAACATCCCGCACGGCGCGGCGCACATCAAGAGCACCTTCAACAACACCATCGTGAGCATCACCGATCCGCAGGGCAACGTCATCGCCTGGGCGTCGTCGGGTCACGTCGGCTTCAAGGGGTCCCGCAAGTCGACCCCGTTCGCCGCCCAGCTGGCCGCCGAGAACGCCGCCCGCAAGGCGCAGGAGCACGGTGTGCGCAAGGTCGACGTGTTCGTCAAGGGCCCGGGATCGGGCCGCGAGACCGCGATCCGCTCCCTGCAGGCGGCGGGCCTCGAGGTCGGCGCGATCTCCGACGTTACCCCCCAGCCGCACAACGGCTGCCGTCCGCCCAAGCGCAGAAGGGTCTAG
- the rpsD gene encoding 30S ribosomal protein S4, producing MARYTGPITRKSRRLRTDLVGGDQAFEKRPYPPGQHGRARIKESEYLQQLQEKQKARFTYGVMEKQFRRYYEEAVRQPGKTGEELLRILESRLDNVVYRAGLARTRRMARQLVSHGHFSVNGVKVDVPSYRVSQYDIIDVRDGSLNTVPFQIARETADDRPHPSWLQVVGERQRILIHQLPERAQIDVPLTEQLIVEFYSK from the coding sequence ATGGCTCGCTACACCGGACCCATCACCCGCAAGTCCCGCCGGCTGCGCACCGACCTCGTCGGGGGCGACCAGGCTTTCGAGAAGCGCCCCTACCCGCCCGGCCAGCACGGCCGCGCGCGGATCAAGGAGAGCGAGTACCTGCAGCAGCTGCAGGAGAAGCAGAAGGCTCGTTTCACCTACGGTGTCATGGAGAAGCAGTTCCGCCGCTACTACGAGGAGGCGGTGCGGCAGCCCGGCAAGACCGGTGAGGAGCTGCTTCGCATCCTGGAAAGCCGGCTCGACAACGTCGTGTACCGTGCCGGGTTGGCCCGCACGCGGCGCATGGCCCGCCAGCTGGTCAGCCACGGGCACTTCAGCGTCAACGGCGTGAAGGTCGACGTCCCCAGCTACCGGGTGTCGCAGTACGACATCATCGACGTGCGGGACGGCTCGCTGAACACGGTGCCGTTCCAGATCGCGCGCGAGACGGCCGACGACCGGCCGCACCCGAGCTGGCTGCAGGTCGTGGGGGAGCGTCAGCGCATCCTCATCCACCAGCTGCCCGAGCGGGCACAGATCGATGTGCCGCTCACCGAGCAGCTCATCGTCGAGTTCTACTCGAAGTAA
- a CDS encoding DNA-directed RNA polymerase subunit alpha, with protein MLISQRPTLSEEVLTESRSQFVIEPLEPGFGYTLGNSLRRTLLSSIPGAAVTSIRIDGVLHEFTTVPGVKEDVTDIILNLKGLVVSSEEDEPVTMYLRKQGPGEVTAGDIVPPAGVTVHNPGMHIATLNDKGKLEVELVVERGRGYVPAVQNRASGAEIGRIPVDSIYSPVLKVTYKVEATRVEQRTDFDKLILDVETKSSITPRDALASAGKTLVELFGLARELNVEAEGIEIGPSPAEADHIASFALPIDDLDLTVRSYNCLKREGVHTVGELVSRTESDLLDIRNFGQKSIDEVKVKLHQLGLSLKDSPATFDPSEVAGYDVATGTWSTEAAYDDQDYAETEQL; from the coding sequence ATGCTGATCTCTCAGCGACCCACATTGTCCGAAGAGGTGCTCACCGAGAGCCGGTCGCAGTTCGTCATCGAACCGCTGGAGCCGGGATTCGGTTACACCCTGGGCAATTCGCTGCGCCGCACGCTGCTGTCGTCGATTCCCGGCGCGGCGGTCACCAGCATTCGCATCGACGGCGTGCTGCACGAGTTCACCACCGTGCCGGGCGTGAAGGAAGACGTCACCGACATCATCCTGAACCTCAAGGGCCTGGTCGTGTCGTCCGAAGAGGACGAGCCGGTCACCATGTACCTGCGCAAGCAGGGACCGGGCGAGGTCACCGCGGGTGACATCGTGCCGCCGGCCGGCGTCACCGTGCACAACCCCGGCATGCACATCGCCACGCTGAACGACAAGGGCAAGCTCGAGGTCGAGCTCGTCGTCGAGCGCGGCCGCGGCTACGTGCCGGCCGTGCAGAACCGGGCCTCGGGCGCCGAAATCGGCCGCATCCCCGTGGATTCCATCTACTCGCCGGTGCTGAAGGTGACCTACAAGGTGGAGGCCACCCGCGTCGAGCAGCGCACCGACTTCGACAAGCTGATCCTCGACGTCGAGACCAAGAGCTCGATCACCCCGCGCGATGCGCTGGCGTCGGCGGGCAAGACGCTGGTCGAATTGTTCGGCCTGGCGCGCGAACTCAACGTCGAGGCCGAGGGCATCGAGATCGGGCCGTCGCCGGCCGAGGCCGACCACATCGCGTCGTTCGCGCTGCCGATCGACGACCTGGACCTCACCGTGCGGTCGTACAACTGCCTCAAGCGCGAGGGCGTGCACACCGTCGGCGAGCTGGTGTCGCGCACCGAGTCGGATCTGCTCGACATCCGCAACTTCGGTCAGAAGTCCATCGACGAGGTGAAGGTCAAGCTGCACCAGCTGGGCCTGTCGCTGAAGGACAGCCCCGCCACCTTCGACCCGTCGGAGGTCGCGGGCTACGACGTGGCCACCGGCACCTGGTCCACCGAGGCCGCCTACGACGACCAGGACTACGCGGAAACCGAACAGCTCTAA
- the rplQ gene encoding 50S ribosomal protein L17, with protein sequence MPKPTKGPRLGGSSSHQKALLANLATSLFEHNQIKTTEPKARALRPYAEKLITHAKKGTLHNRREVLKKIRDKDVVHKLFDEIGPFFADRNGGYTRIVKVEPRKGDNAPMAVIQLVLEKTVTSEAERARRVKSSKKAAPEAAAAAPQAAVEPEAVDDSSLGEAPEAVEDAPEAAAAAPQAAVEATEPEEATED encoded by the coding sequence ATGCCCAAGCCCACCAAGGGCCCTCGCCTCGGCGGGTCGTCTTCGCACCAGAAGGCGCTGCTGGCCAACCTCGCCACGTCGCTGTTCGAGCACAACCAGATCAAGACGACCGAGCCGAAGGCGCGGGCGCTGCGGCCGTATGCGGAAAAGCTGATCACGCATGCGAAGAAGGGCACGCTGCACAACCGTCGCGAGGTGCTGAAGAAGATCCGGGACAAGGACGTCGTGCACAAGCTGTTCGACGAGATCGGGCCGTTCTTCGCCGACCGCAACGGCGGTTACACCCGGATCGTCAAGGTGGAGCCGCGCAAGGGCGACAACGCACCGATGGCCGTGATCCAGCTGGTGCTGGAGAAGACGGTGACGTCGGAGGCCGAGCGAGCCCGTCGGGTGAAGTCGTCCAAGAAGGCCGCCCCCGAGGCGGCCGCGGCCGCACCGCAGGCCGCCGTCGAGCCCGAAGCGGTGGACGATTCAAGCCTCGGCGAGGCCCCGGAAGCGGTCGAGGACGCGCCCGAGGCCGCCGCGGCCGCGCCGCAGGCTGCGGTCGAGGCCACCGAGCCCGAAGAGGCCACCGAGGATTAG
- the truA gene encoding tRNA pseudouridine(38-40) synthase TruA, which produces MRSRPPSPKRPPRISEIVRLRLDIAYDGTDFAGWAAQAGQRTVAGVLDEALTTVFRTPVRLRAAGRTDAGVHATGQVAHLDVPVDAVANAYSRSPRVGDPEFLPLLRRLGRFLPTEVRVLRIARAPAGFDARFSALRRHYVYRLSTAPYGVEPQRARYVTAWPRDLDVDAMNTAARDLLGLHDFAAFCRQREGATTIRDLQRLDWTRVGHLVTAHVSADAFCWSMVRSLVGALLAVGEHRRPASWCAELLSATERSSDFAAAPAHGLTLVGVDYPPDDQLAARNVITRDLRTRGS; this is translated from the coding sequence CTGCGGTCGAGGCCACCGAGCCCGAAGAGGCCACCGAGGATTAGTGAGATCGTCCGTCTGCGGCTGGACATCGCCTACGACGGAACCGATTTCGCCGGCTGGGCCGCTCAGGCGGGCCAGCGCACCGTGGCCGGTGTGCTCGACGAGGCGTTGACGACTGTGTTCCGCACACCGGTTCGCCTGCGCGCGGCCGGGCGCACCGACGCCGGGGTCCACGCCACGGGGCAGGTGGCCCATCTGGACGTGCCCGTCGACGCGGTGGCGAACGCCTACTCGCGGTCGCCACGCGTTGGCGATCCCGAATTCCTGCCGCTGCTGCGCCGCCTCGGGCGGTTCTTACCCACCGAGGTCCGCGTGTTGCGAATCGCCCGCGCCCCAGCCGGTTTCGACGCGCGGTTCTCGGCGCTGCGGCGTCATTACGTCTACCGGCTGTCGACGGCGCCCTACGGGGTCGAGCCGCAGCGGGCGCGGTACGTCACCGCCTGGCCGCGCGACCTCGACGTGGACGCGATGAACACCGCGGCGCGGGACCTGTTGGGGTTGCACGACTTCGCCGCGTTCTGCCGACAGCGCGAGGGTGCCACCACGATCCGGGACCTGCAGCGGCTGGACTGGACGCGCGTCGGCCACCTCGTCACCGCGCACGTCAGCGCCGACGCGTTCTGCTGGTCGATGGTGCGGTCGCTGGTCGGCGCGCTGCTGGCGGTCGGAGAACACCGGCGCCCGGCCTCGTGGTGCGCCGAATTGCTCTCGGCGACCGAACGTTCCAGCGACTTCGCGGCGGCACCCGCGCACGGGCTCACCCTCGTCGGCGTCGACTACCCGCCGGACGACCAGCTGGCCGCGCGAAATGTCATCACCCGGGACCTCCGAACTCGTGGGTCCTAG
- a CDS encoding cutinase family protein, with protein MTLGAGLLVGASLLVAPQVLPRALASCPGVEVVFARGTDEPPGVGKVGGAFVSSLRQQTGKSVGSYGVNYPANKDFLAAADGANDASNHVQQMANNCPNTKLVLGGYSQGAAVMDIVTAAPLPGLGFRDPLPPDAADHVAAVALFGNPSARAGGLMSVLTPNFDGKTIDLCNQGDPICSDGNQWKAHLGYVPGLTSQAARFVAGKV; from the coding sequence TTGACGTTGGGCGCCGGATTGCTGGTCGGTGCCTCGTTATTGGTTGCTCCCCAAGTGCTTCCGCGCGCCTTGGCGTCCTGCCCCGGCGTCGAGGTGGTCTTCGCCAGGGGAACCGACGAGCCGCCCGGTGTCGGGAAGGTCGGCGGGGCCTTCGTCAGTTCGCTGCGCCAGCAGACCGGCAAAAGCGTCGGGTCGTATGGGGTGAACTATCCGGCGAACAAGGACTTCCTGGCCGCCGCGGACGGCGCCAACGACGCAAGCAACCATGTGCAGCAGATGGCCAACAACTGCCCCAACACCAAACTCGTCCTCGGCGGCTACTCGCAGGGAGCGGCCGTCATGGACATCGTCACGGCAGCCCCTTTGCCCGGCCTGGGATTTCGCGACCCGCTGCCACCGGACGCCGCCGACCATGTCGCCGCGGTGGCCCTGTTCGGCAACCCGTCGGCCCGCGCGGGCGGCCTGATGAGCGTGCTCACCCCGAACTTCGACGGCAAGACCATCGACCTGTGCAATCAGGGCGACCCGATCTGCTCCGACGGCAATCAGTGGAAGGCGCACCTGGGCTACGTGCCGGGGCTGACCAGCCAGGCCGCGAGATTCGTCGCAGGCAAGGTCTAG
- a CDS encoding cutinase family protein: MLQRTRGPWGGPQGGAARSAGRWAGLAGAAFVAAAVTLVNPTAAPVASAFDCPDVEVIFARGTNEPPGLGRVGDAFVDSLRQQTGGLNILPYGVNYAASKLQLHGGDGANDTIDRVKKSVETCPNTKIVLGGYSQGASVMDIVAGVPIGGINWGNSLPPQYASNIAAVATFGDVADRAGGALPTASALLGSKAIDLCNPTDPICHAGSGNEWSGHTEGYVPVYTTQAAAFVASKLLAGSGQQVPGFGAPQAPGPMQPGGQPSPMYGQTPPGSPPSIHGGTGPAPAPDAPGAVSPQAPLV; encoded by the coding sequence ATTCTTCAGCGGACACGTGGCCCATGGGGGGGCCCGCAAGGGGGTGCGGCACGGTCAGCGGGTCGCTGGGCCGGCCTCGCCGGCGCCGCGTTCGTCGCCGCCGCCGTCACCCTCGTCAACCCCACCGCCGCCCCGGTCGCGTCGGCCTTCGACTGCCCGGACGTCGAGGTCATCTTCGCCCGCGGCACCAACGAGCCCCCCGGTCTCGGCCGCGTCGGTGACGCCTTTGTCGACTCGCTGCGCCAGCAGACCGGCGGCCTGAACATCCTGCCGTACGGGGTCAACTACGCCGCCAGCAAGCTGCAGCTGCACGGCGGTGACGGCGCCAACGACACCATCGACCGCGTCAAGAAGAGCGTGGAAACCTGCCCGAACACCAAGATCGTGCTGGGCGGGTACTCCCAGGGCGCGTCGGTGATGGACATCGTGGCCGGCGTCCCGATCGGCGGCATCAACTGGGGCAACTCACTGCCGCCGCAGTACGCGAGCAACATCGCGGCCGTCGCCACCTTCGGCGACGTCGCCGACCGCGCCGGCGGCGCGCTGCCGACGGCGAGCGCGCTGCTCGGCTCCAAGGCTATCGACCTCTGCAACCCCACCGACCCGATCTGCCACGCGGGCTCCGGCAACGAGTGGAGCGGGCATACCGAGGGGTACGTCCCCGTCTACACCACCCAGGCCGCCGCGTTCGTGGCGTCCAAGCTGCTGGCCGGCTCGGGCCAGCAGGTGCCCGGCTTCGGAGCGCCACAGGCGCCCGGCCCGATGCAGCCCGGCGGGCAACCCTCACCGATGTACGGGCAGACGCCCCCCGGATCGCCGCCGTCGATCCACGGGGGGACCGGCCCCGCGCCCGCGCCGGACGCCCCGGGCGCGGTGTCGCCGCAAGCTCCTCTCGTCTGA
- the eccB gene encoding type VII secretion protein EccB, with the protein MPRHPTTRLQTSGYRFLLRRLESALLTGDVDPPAARLRAHSAALAVGCVLTAVATVGCAALALLRPQPALDQARIVIASESGALYVRVGDTWHPALNLASARLVAATPANPQPVRESDLARAKRGPAVGIPGAPQTLGRPLSADESAWTMCDADAARETTVVAGPVEGESARRLAPDAAALVAPASGSPAYLLYNGQRAVVDLTDAAVLRALRLEGRAPRLVSRWLLTAIPEAPPIAAPPVRNAGGPAAGLPGFAVGSVLRIARTDGDEYYAVLADGVQRIGRVAADLLRFGDSRGTARPVTVAPDAIRAAPVLDTLPVAGFPDRAPTLVDGRVLCAYWGPSGAQILAGGALPLPPGRAPAALAQADGVGPALDAVSLPPGRSAYVRPDGPAGTRYLVTDAGVRFPVHDDDAARDLGLPAAVPAPWPVLGALPSGPELSREKASVARDVVVAGSP; encoded by the coding sequence GTGCCGCGCCACCCGACCACCCGGCTCCAGACCAGCGGTTACCGGTTCCTGCTGCGCCGGCTCGAAAGCGCGTTGCTGACCGGTGACGTCGACCCGCCCGCCGCCCGACTGCGCGCGCACTCGGCGGCGCTGGCCGTCGGGTGCGTGCTCACGGCCGTCGCCACGGTCGGGTGTGCGGCGCTGGCCCTGCTGCGGCCGCAGCCGGCTCTCGATCAAGCCCGGATCGTGATCGCTTCGGAGTCCGGGGCCCTGTACGTGCGGGTGGGCGACACGTGGCACCCGGCGCTGAACCTGGCCTCGGCGCGGTTGGTCGCGGCGACACCCGCCAATCCGCAGCCGGTCCGCGAGTCCGACCTGGCCCGCGCCAAACGCGGTCCCGCGGTGGGCATCCCGGGCGCGCCCCAGACACTCGGGAGGCCGCTGTCCGCCGACGAGTCGGCCTGGACGATGTGCGACGCCGACGCCGCGCGCGAGACGACGGTCGTCGCCGGACCGGTCGAGGGTGAATCGGCCCGCCGCCTGGCCCCCGACGCGGCCGCCCTCGTCGCCCCCGCCTCCGGATCGCCGGCCTACCTGCTCTACAACGGGCAGCGCGCCGTGGTGGACCTGACCGACGCCGCGGTGCTGCGCGCGCTTCGGCTCGAGGGCCGCGCGCCGCGATTGGTCTCGCGGTGGTTGCTGACCGCGATCCCGGAGGCGCCGCCGATCGCGGCGCCGCCGGTCCGCAACGCGGGCGGGCCGGCCGCCGGACTGCCGGGGTTTGCGGTGGGCAGCGTGCTGCGCATCGCCCGCACCGACGGTGACGAGTATTACGCGGTCCTCGCCGACGGGGTGCAGCGCATCGGGCGGGTGGCGGCCGACCTCCTGCGCTTCGGCGACTCGCGGGGCACCGCGCGCCCCGTCACGGTGGCGCCCGACGCCATCAGGGCCGCGCCGGTCCTCGACACGTTGCCGGTGGCGGGCTTCCCCGACCGCGCGCCCACGCTGGTGGACGGGCGCGTCCTCTGCGCGTACTGGGGTCCGTCCGGGGCGCAGATCCTGGCGGGAGGCGCGCTGCCGCTCCCGCCTGGCCGGGCCCCGGCCGCGCTGGCGCAGGCCGATGGTGTCGGTCCCGCGCTGGACGCCGTCTCTCTGCCCCCGGGCCGCAGCGCGTATGTCCGACCGGATGGGCCGGCGGGCACGCGCTACCTCGTCACCGATGCGGGCGTGCGGTTCCCGGTGCACGACGACGACGCCGCTCGCGACCTCGGCCTTCCGGCGGCCGTCCCGGCGCCGTGGCCCGTGTTGGGCGCGCTGCCGTCCGGGCCGGAACTGAGCCGGGAGAAGGCGTCAGTGGCCCGGGACGTCGTCGTCGCGGGGTCGCCGTAA
- the mycP gene encoding type VII secretion-associated serine protease mycosin, which yields MSALSVARLLAVSTLVAFSPLGTPVAQALSPPKIEDKWLPRPALPAPPGPTVQRAVCDTVATNPQSGRNELADLMDLARVWRLTRGAGQRVAVIDTGVAPHRLLPDVEPGGDYVSTGDGSQDCDAHGTLVAGIVAANADGFSGVAPEATVLSIRQSSAKFAPAGDRSRAGVGDVDTLARAVRTAADLGASVINISSVACAPAAAGLNDRALGAALAYAVDVKNVVVVAAAGNDAQCPPQPPDATWDTVAVAVSPAWYDDYVLTVGSVNADGMPSPFSLAGPWVDVAAPGEAVRPLGSPPVSGTSYAAPVVSGLAALVRARFPALTARQVMRRIESTAHHPPAGRDPRVGHGVVDAVAAVSTGPSAPPEAPKPAPIATPGSPGGAPPQSPRARNAALRGAAACVFALAAALTIGAAGSLLRRPRDDDVPGH from the coding sequence GTGAGCGCGTTGAGCGTTGCGCGCCTCTTGGCGGTATCGACGCTCGTGGCATTCTCCCCGCTGGGAACTCCGGTGGCGCAGGCGCTTTCGCCGCCGAAGATCGAGGACAAGTGGCTGCCCCGGCCGGCGTTGCCGGCGCCGCCCGGACCGACCGTGCAACGCGCGGTCTGCGACACGGTGGCGACGAACCCGCAATCGGGTCGCAACGAGCTGGCCGATCTGATGGACCTGGCGCGGGTCTGGCGGCTCACCCGCGGCGCCGGGCAACGGGTCGCCGTGATCGACACCGGCGTCGCCCCGCACCGCCTGCTGCCCGATGTGGAGCCCGGGGGTGACTACGTCTCGACCGGCGACGGGAGCCAGGATTGCGATGCGCACGGCACCCTGGTCGCCGGAATCGTGGCCGCCAACGCCGACGGCTTCAGCGGGGTGGCTCCCGAGGCGACCGTGCTGAGCATCCGCCAGTCGAGCGCGAAGTTCGCCCCGGCGGGCGACCGGTCGCGCGCCGGGGTGGGTGACGTCGACACGCTGGCGAGGGCCGTCAGGACGGCCGCCGATCTCGGCGCCTCGGTGATCAACATCTCCTCGGTGGCGTGCGCGCCGGCCGCGGCGGGCCTGAACGACCGCGCGCTCGGCGCGGCGCTGGCGTATGCCGTCGATGTGAAGAACGTCGTCGTCGTGGCCGCGGCCGGAAATGACGCGCAGTGTCCGCCCCAGCCGCCGGACGCGACCTGGGACACCGTCGCCGTCGCGGTCAGTCCGGCCTGGTACGACGACTACGTGCTCACCGTCGGGTCGGTCAACGCCGACGGGATGCCGTCGCCCTTCTCGCTCGCCGGGCCGTGGGTGGACGTCGCCGCGCCGGGCGAGGCGGTTCGCCCGCTCGGGTCCCCACCGGTGTCGGGCACCAGCTACGCCGCGCCGGTGGTCAGCGGCCTGGCCGCCCTCGTCCGCGCCCGTTTCCCCGCGTTGACCGCCCGGCAGGTGATGCGGCGTATCGAGTCGACCGCGCATCACCCGCCCGCCGGACGGGATCCGAGGGTGGGCCACGGCGTCGTCGACGCCGTGGCCGCGGTCAGCACCGGGCCGAGCGCGCCCCCCGAAGCGCCGAAACCGGCGCCGATCGCCACGCCGGGCTCGCCCGGCGGCGCCCCGCCGCAGAGCCCGCGCGCGAGGAACGCCGCGCTGCGCGGCGCCGCAGCCTGCGTGTTCGCTTTGGCGGCGGCCCTGACGATCGGCGCGGCCGGCAGCCTTTTACGGCGACCCCGCGACGACGACGTCCCGGGCCACTGA
- the eccD gene encoding type VII secretion integral membrane protein EccD, with translation MPASDPALRRVSVHADAAVVDLVLPAGVPMAVLMPSIVDALDVPARGEPRRYQLSQPGAPALDASTTLAANGIPDGAVLILAAPTEPVPGPTHEDAAEAVSTTLAAATRPWDRRQRRLTGAFAALLLTAAGGMALIRNAPSHNAIEAAGIAASAALATLLAAAVAGRAYRDQIAGLTLSLVATGFAAVAGTLVVPGAPGIPHALLAATAAAATSVVAARASGCGAVTLTATAGASIVVAVAALAGLITAAPLRTIGSVAALASLGLLGAAARVSIVLAGLSPRLPPEPGPGDLEPAAAGLAAKAVRADRWLAGLLAAFSSSTAVGAIVTVLAGGARPSCIAFGALTGALLLLRSRGNDATRTLVFATAGLAVVATTFGAAALHAPGNGAGVAGATAVLAAAAMCLGFVAPAIPASPVARRSGELLEWCATVAAVPLTGWICGLYGAVRGLAVQ, from the coding sequence TTGCCCGCATCCGATCCGGCGCTGCGCCGCGTCTCCGTTCACGCGGACGCCGCCGTCGTCGACCTGGTCCTGCCGGCCGGCGTTCCCATGGCCGTCCTGATGCCGTCGATCGTCGACGCGCTCGATGTGCCCGCGCGCGGGGAGCCGCGCCGCTACCAGCTGTCCCAGCCCGGGGCGCCGGCGCTGGACGCGTCGACGACTTTGGCCGCCAACGGCATTCCCGATGGCGCCGTCCTGATTCTCGCCGCGCCGACGGAACCCGTGCCCGGGCCGACTCACGAGGATGCGGCCGAGGCCGTGTCGACGACGCTCGCCGCGGCGACCCGGCCGTGGGACCGCCGCCAACGCCGGCTCACCGGCGCCTTCGCGGCCCTGCTGTTGACCGCCGCCGGAGGAATGGCCCTCATCCGAAATGCGCCGAGCCACAACGCTATCGAAGCCGCCGGAATCGCGGCGTCGGCAGCGCTCGCCACGCTGCTGGCGGCGGCGGTGGCGGGCCGCGCGTATCGGGATCAGATCGCCGGGCTGACGCTGAGCCTGGTCGCCACCGGCTTCGCCGCGGTCGCCGGCACGCTGGTCGTGCCGGGCGCGCCCGGCATCCCCCACGCGCTGCTGGCCGCGACGGCGGCCGCGGCGACCTCGGTCGTGGCCGCTCGGGCGTCCGGCTGCGGCGCCGTCACGCTCACCGCAACCGCCGGCGCGTCGATCGTCGTGGCCGTCGCGGCCCTGGCGGGCCTGATCACCGCGGCCCCGCTGCGCACCATCGGTTCGGTGGCGGCGCTGGCGTCCCTCGGCCTGCTCGGGGCGGCGGCGCGGGTGTCGATCGTGCTGGCCGGGCTGTCGCCCCGGCTGCCGCCCGAGCCGGGGCCCGGCGACCTCGAGCCCGCCGCGGCCGGACTGGCCGCCAAGGCGGTCCGCGCCGACCGCTGGCTGGCCGGCCTGCTCGCGGCGTTTTCGTCGTCGACCGCTGTCGGCGCCATCGTCACCGTACTCGCGGGCGGCGCACGCCCGTCGTGCATCGCTTTCGGCGCCCTCACCGGCGCGCTGCTCCTGCTGCGTTCCCGCGGCAACGACGCGACGAGGACGCTGGTGTTCGCCACCGCCGGGCTGGCCGTCGTCGCGACGACTTTCGGAGCCGCCGCGCTGCACGCGCCGGGGAATGGGGCCGGCGTCGCCGGCGCGACCGCCGTCCTGGCGGCCGCGGCGATGTGCCTCGGTTTCGTCGCCCCAGCGATCCCGGCCTCCCCGGTCGCTCGCCGCAGCGGCGAGCTGCTGGAGTGGTGCGCGACCGTGGCCGCGGTGCCGCTGACGGGCTGGATCTGTGGCCTGTACGGCGCGGTGCGGGGGCTGGCCGTCCAGTGA